The Pontibacter sp. SGAir0037 DNA segment TCTTGGCAATCGTATAGGCTTGTGAGAAGTGGTCTGACTTTCTGATATTCGGCTGCTGATTCGAGCTTTTTATTCGATAAGTCGGTGTAGATATCAATATGGCGTGGCCTGGTTGATTTTCTCTTGTCACCAAAAAGAGTTGATTCAACATGTACCTCAAAATCAAAGCCTTTATTAAGACGTGCTGGCCGTTTTAGAAATATCCTTTTATTACTTATTGTATCTTCAACATAGTAGATGTATTTGGAGCATAAATCTCCATTACCTCTACCGGGTGCTTCGTTGAGAAATACATTTACGACTTGTTCACGAATTTGAAATCTATCTCCCAGGACAGAGAGAGTAGCTTCTGTTATCATAGCTCAAAGAGTTTGGAAAGAGGAATATTAAAGGCACGAGCGAACACTTCTGCACTTTTTATGGATATGTTCCTCTCTCCCCTTTCCACCATACCAATGTATGTGCGATGAAATTGGGTATGTTCAGCAAGGTCTTCTTGAGTCCAGCCTTCGGCTACTCTGAGTTGTCTAATCCGTTTGCCAAATCTTGATAGAAGTTCACTTTCCACTTTCCAAATAACCTGGTTTTGATACCGCTAATCCACATACAATAAGTATCATTCGAATATTTGTATGTCTTTAAGCTTTTGCCTTTCCAATAAACAAGGCGTGTATCGCTTAAATTCTTTTTCATTAAAAGATGTTAAGCTTGTCAACCCAGGTCAAAATTTTGTTGTGCAATTAGAAATGGAAGGAAATGATGAATACAATTAACTATAGCGTAGGATTAAAAATACATCATAGATTAAACTACAACAGAACAAAAATTCTATCTTAGTAGTCAAATCATATATAAAGCCAATGTTTGACCTAATTAATACTCCTTACAAAGAAGATTTACCGTTGCTATTAGGGCTTGGATTAAGGGAATTTGTTTGTGAAACTGGTGTAGAAACTGACTTAGGCTCTGTCGAGACAAAAGATTACCTAATCAAAGTTTATGTTACCTGTATGCCAGCACAGTTCTGGAAATTTGATATTATATGCAAAGAAGGTTCTCGTAGAACTATATTAGAAACTGGCTCCGGTACTTTCACACAATATTGGGATATGGCAAAAATGGTGGGCCTAAATTTAGTGACTATCAAAAGTTGTAGCAAGGAATAGATTGTGTGGTAACGATTAAGGCGTTAAACATTTTACATTATCTAACGCCTTAATCGTTGTCATAAAGCCCCTATGATTGATTTGATTCTTTTTTTTCTGTTTACCATGTTGAATTTTTTAAACCTCTCCCTGTATACTTGGTAGCTATCATTGCCGCCTCCCTCAATTGTATCCATAACTTCCGGTGCTGAAAAGTCAATAGGCACAGCGATTACATGCAACTGATAATCGAAATTTGGGAGCATAAAGACTTTGTTGCTTTTCTTGTGAATATAAAATATAGCGGAGGCAGGAATATCTTCACCTCTATTTTCGTAATGGTCATACCAAGCAATCATTACAAATTCTCTTATTGGAAATTGTACCAGGTGCGAGTCTACGATGCAGTATAATTTATCATTTCTTTTCCTTTGATAATCACCAAACTCCCAAAAATAAGGTATGTTACTGTTAGTTGCCTCTCGTAGATGTTTATCATTAATCTGGGAAACAGGTATCCTGTACTCAATCTCAGTATCTATGTTAGCATTATTTATTTTCATTTTTCTTATTCTACTTTTAATTATATATCAAAAGTAGAATGGTAGGTCGCCTGTAAGAATGGGTATAATAGTAGAAAAGTATATTTTATTTATGATATATATCATAAATAAAATTACATAAGTATGCCAAATATAAAACGCAGCGTTAAGTTGAACAATGACGTTGATTTACAAATCGAAAAGGCTAAACTATTCTTCCTGCAAAGGAACATAAAGCTTACAAAAGGAGATGTTATAAGGCTCGCTATGACAGTATTTACTACACGTCTAAAAAATGAAAGTATTGAACATGAAAAGAACTAAGAATGATGTAGATGTCATAGAATATAAGGAATTATCCGGTAGTTGGCCTGAGCCATTTAAGGTGAATAATCAAGAGGGAAGTTACCAAACCCACGTTGTAGATGAAATCCCAGGAGCCACAACCTTTGATTTGGTGATGCCAGAGGAAGATTATTTTGGTGCGGTTACAGACTATATCAAATCGAATAGCAAGGCACAGGATATTAATTTAGATATATTGAGAATATATTTTGACCCAATATTGAAGTTACATACAGTTCAGCCTCTAAAAATAGCTGTGACATTTACACCTGCAAGTAACAGATTCGACTCTTCTTCCCAGGCTGATAAATTGATAATGCATTTTTCTGAATTCGTAAATAATATATCGAAAGCTAATAGTGATTTAGATTAATACAGCTTACATTCTAAACAACGTACTATAAGGAGTAAAATAAACGGTGGTATAATTTACTATTAAGCTACATGTTATCAAGCCAACTATACTAAGCGTATAGGGCACACAAAAAGTAAATAAACTCAGTAAATATATCAAAGTAAATATTTATATTTGCTAAACAAGTTTATTTACTATGATTATAGGCTACGCCAGAGTTTCTACTCTTTTGCAAAACACGGACTTGCAAATTGACGCCCTCACACAGGCTGGTTGTCAAAAAATATTTACGGATAAGATATCTGGTGCAGTTGCGGCTCGACCTGAGTTAAGTAAACTAAAAGATATGCTTCGCCCAGGGGATACGCTCACTGTCTGGCGCCTCGACAGATTGGGTCGCTCACTGAAAGACCTAATAGAATGGATGATTTTTTTGGAAGAGCATAATATAGCACTTAAAAGCTTGCAAGAAGCCATTGATACCAGCACCGCTACTGGCAGACTTGTCTTTCATATCTTCGCCAGCATGGCAGAATTTGAGAAAAACCTAATAAAGGAACGAACGATGGCCGGCTTATCTGCCGCTCGTGCACGGGGAAGGAAAGGTGGCCGACCTCCAAAGGTAAGCCCCGAGAAAAAAGAGCTTGCTATTAGACTTTACAACGAAAAGCAACACACAGTCGATAAAATTTGCACCATGATTGGCATTACTAAGCCCACTCTATATAGCTATATAAAGCAAAAAGAGCGGGCTTAGGATGTTTTCAATCTTTCCTACGCTACTTCTGACTCCACCCTTGCTAAGGCAGCCTGCACGGCTGCTTTCTTTTCAGCGACTTTCTCCGTTACCTTCCTTACAAGGTTTTCAGTGTCGTTATGAATATATTTCCGCAGCACTTGATTAGACTTACTTCCCAACATCAAGAGTATATCACGCTCAGTGTGGCCTTCTTGCCACAGCCTGGTGCAGAAGCCCCTACGATTGCTATGACTACTCATTAGCTCATACTTATAATGGTGGAAAACAAACTCTTCTTTAAGTTTATAGCGCATTACAGCAATAGGCTGTTGGTTAATCTCATGCTTCATAAATAAAGCTTTCAATATGACCTTGATATATTCGTTGTATTTCACACTGCTAACTAACTTTAAGTTATAATTATAGCGTTTTAGTATCTCTTCAATTCTGGGGTCCAGAATAAGGGGTACTTGATAGTGACCCTTGGTTTTTTTCGTTTTACCCATCAACACTCCATTTTCAACTTTCCAGTAAGAGCGTAGAATATCGCTTATGCGTAGCCCGGTCAGATTTCCAAATACGCACAGGTCGATGTACTTTTTATATTCCTCCTTCACCTCACTTCTGTAATCCCACAAAAGCTCTAACTCTTCAGCAGTAAGGTAAATAACCTCAATATCATCTTTCGTACGTTCATACTTTTTATATCCCCTATTCACCGAAACACCCTTTTCATCTTCTACCCAGGTCAGAAACGCACGAAGGTCTTTGATATGGTTGCCAAACGTGTTATTGTAAAAATCACGCTCTCCATGCATAAGGTATTTAGCATACGCAAGGTAAAAATTGCGGTCAAACACGCTAAAAACCAGACATGTATTTGTGTCTTTGGAAAACTCTAATAATGTACTGGCCCAAACTTTTATGTGAGCCTGGGCACTTTTACTCTTGACTTTGAACGTTTCTTGGTATTCATCTAAGAGTAGCTTAAACTCCGCTTCCTCATACGTCTCATTTCTGTACCCTAATTGCTTTAGTTCCTGTTGCCTTTCGGTGAGTTCAGCGATTTTCTTTTGCAGTGCCTTAATCTGCTCAGGTATCTCTTCTGAATCTATGTGATTAATGAGGTGGTCTATCTTCAGAACCTTACGCTCTTTGCGTATTTTGTCCTCGGCAATACGCTCTTGTTCTTTAATCTCCACCAGCCTCTGCACATAAAGTTTTTTAACCTGCTTGAAATCTGGGTCCGGAAGTTTGGAGGCAATATCTTCAACCAACTGCTGCGCTTGTCTAATAGCTGCGTTTATTTCCGATGCTTCTGGATGGCTGGTTTTAACGAATCCCTTCGCTGAATCAAACTTACTTTTGTGAACTTTTAGGCTTAGATTAAGTCCATCAGGTCTACGTTTGTAAGTGTAACGAAGATAAACTCTGCCTATGCCTTGTTTGTCTGCCTTTTGAAGATATGCTTTTGTTGTGAAGCTCATGCCAGGAATTTAATATCAGGTATCTCTTTATGGCAAAGATAGTTGTATTAATATAAATTAATACAACAGTTGATACAACATTTTCAGCAAAACCTCATTTTTAGCCATGTAAAGCACATTTTTACATACGTTCGAATCCTCTCGGGTGCACAAGGGAAGTAAACTGAAACGCTGACTACACCACCTGTAGCCAGCGTTTTTTGTTAACTTCAAAACTTTTCAATGAAACAATTCCTGAAATGCTTGATTGCTGTTAATCTGAATTGTTTATCTTATAACTCTATTACAACCACCTTTAAAATAATGAAAGGCAGCATTTAATGGACAGCTTCTTTCTCGGGCTAATCATTCAATAATCTTGAAAGCTATATTATTGAATGATAATTAAGGTTGTCTAACTACATTGTAGATGTAATTAGCCAACTACTAGCTTAACAAATGTCTATTTAACTTATATGAACGCCGCAGCACCACCTCAACTACATCAGCCAAAACGTTTAGTCAGTATATGCAGTCTTTTTACTATCTTTGCGATTAATTATTCCACCATATATCCCTGATGGCTTTCAAAACAATGTATGAATCTGCTTTTTACAGAATTGAGGCAGACGTAGAAAATAATATAATCAGGTCGAAATGGTTAAAGAGCGTTAATGCGGAAGAAGTGGAAGCTGGTGGCACAATGCTTTATGAAGTACTACGCGACACCAGGATTACGAGAGTAATAGCCAATGCACAGGCTTTCGAAACACTGAGTGCGGAAGCAAAAGAATGGATGTCTACCACTTTCTATGAATTGCTCTCCAAAACAAAGCTTCAAAAAATTGCCCGGGTGTTACCTCTAAATGTCTTTTACCGCATTGCTCTGGAATCGGTGGCTACCAGAGCAGACGCTTTGGGTATTACAAAGTTTGAGGTAAAAAACTTCACCAATGACGAAGATGCCTTAATGTGGGTAGAAATATAATCTGGCACGCCCAATGCCAGCAGCCTCTCAGCGTTTTAACGCCCCTCCGGCTTCTTTTCTTTGAATAAAGTACTGCAACACCCAACCGAAAGCGAGGCTTGCCAATATAACAATGGCTGACAGCACACCAGAATTAAGCGAAGAGGAAAAACTGCCTACGTAGGCATAAGCTAACGAAACGAAAAAGTGCCCGATCAGCGAATAAACCAGAAACACCTTAAGCGACATGGAGGTTGTGCCAGCTACCACCGAAATGGCTTCTGAAAGTATAGGCAAAGCTTTGGATATAGCAATGGCCACATTCCCAAATTTTTGAAAAAGCCAGTTGCTGGCATGCTGCTCCTTTTCACCGAAATACCTGTTCAGATATTGGTTTGCTCTTCTGCCTACATAAAACCCGATAGCCGACGATAATACACCCGAAACAGTTGAAAGCAAAGTACCTGAAACAACACCTAATATTTTCCCATTCAGGATTAGTATAAAACTGGAAGGTACGGGCAGAAAAATATCCGAGGTTAGAAAAGCAAAGCTAACCAGGGCATAGGCAGCCAGCGACTCCTTTGTACTTAGTATTTGCTCAATTTGCTGCTCTACCTGTCCGAAAAGGGCAAAAGAAATTAGAATAACAAAACAGCAGAAAACGAATATAGACAGCAGCTTTTTCATGAAATGTACTTTCGGCAAAAGTAAGCTGATTTCATAAGCACAACAATAAATCTGCTATATATGTACGTTAAGCGAAGGCTTACTGTGCACACTGCGCAAACCAAACTTTACTAAAGAAAAGGGTAAATCAACTTTTTTAAACAAACACTTAACTAAATAATACTAAAAATTAAAAAAATACGTATATAAAGTCGTAAATTTGAAATTATGACAGAGGCCTAAGCTATATTTCATATAAATTTGTCTCTATCTGACTATAATTAAAAACAAGAACCTCTGGACTATTAATAGCGCCCATACGTTTACAATTCCATGGCTTACAGAAAATACCCTTTTTTAACTGTTGAAGTTGATGAGCTTAATTCCACCATTATTATGGACTGGAACGGCACTTTTAATTCTGCTCAATTCCGGGAAGCCGTTAAGGATTGTATGGATATAGTGGCTACCTATAAGCTCAGGTACTGGCTGGCAAACTCGAGCAAAATAGATCTGATTCAACCGGAAGACCAGACCTGGACCAGCAAAGTGTTATTGCCTGGCCTTTCGGAAATGGGCGTAAAAAAGGTAGCGATTATTATTCCGGAAAACCTGTATAACCACATGGCCATTGCTGCTATTATGGTACATGGGAAAGAAGATACTACGTTCGATTTTCAGTACTTTGTTAAAAAAGAGGAAGCTATTAACTGGTTCAGTCAATCAGCTTCTTCAGATGTGGCGCAGCAGGAAGAGAAAATGCATTAACCCTATGTGAGGTTAAGCATCTTTCGGTAGCTCAATATAAAAAGTAGTGCCTGCTTTTTCTTCGCTTTCAAACCATATGCTGCCATCGTGCCATTCTACTATGGTTTTGATAATAGACATCCCCAAACCTGTAGAAGGCTCTCCCTTTAAGCCTTCGCGCCTTGCCCTGGTAAATTTCTCAAAAAGTTCATCATGATATTTTCTGGGTATTCCGATACCATTATCCTGCACCTTTATAAGTACGGTTGATTCCTTTTCGCTCAGGTCAACAGCAATAATACCGTTGTCTTCTGTAAACTTGATAGCATTTGACATTAGGTTATTAATCACCTGCATAAACTTTGTCTGATCAATATTTACGTATATTTTATCAGATGACGAGCTAAACCGTATCTCTTTGTGGATAAGGTTCTGGCCATCCTTGTATTGCTCCATCACCTCCTGAACTTTGGCTACCAAGTCTATCCTCTTCTTCACAAGGCCTGCATCTACTGATTCTAAAAACTCCTGCTGTACAAAGTTGCGGATCAGGTGAATGTTACGGTCACTGCTTTCCCTGATAATGCTGATAATTTCGTTTACTTCAGGATTGTTGTATTCCCTTGTACTTTCAGAAAGTACCTCCGACAAAACTTTAATGTTGGCTAAAGGTCCGGCCAGGTCATGAGAAAGAATTTCCAGAATAGAGTTTTTCTTAGCCCCAAACTTCTGCATCGTACTGATGTTTTCCCTCATAATAGTTACATCATCAATTAAACCCACTACATATTCCCTGCCATGCTTATCGGTTACCCGTTGTGGCGTAAGCTGCAGCCATCTTAGTGCATTATCAGGATGCACTATCCTGAACTCCAGATTCTCTCTGCTTTTCCCTTTTAATACTTCTCGGTACTTCTTTACCAGGTAATCCCTGTCATCCGGATGAACTGTTTCTAGAATATTGGCCGGGTTGGAAACAAAACGTTCTCTGCTCTGCTTCCAGATCAGCTCGAAGGCGTGGTTCAGGTATGAAACACTGTTTGCGGCTGTATCGAAAGAAAACAGCACCTTTTCGGCCTGATTGATCAGCTTTTCGAATATTTCGAAGTTATTGTTTATGTCCATTGCCAATTGTATAAAGCCATAACTATTAACCTACTATGATTGCCATCTTACGTTTAGTAAATTAATTTGTCAGCGAGATGAGTAGCGTTTTCTGAGGCACCTTTGTTAATGCCTACATCATTTAACCTACTGCAGGAACAAAATGTTAACAAAATTTATTTGTAAGGCTACACCCTCTTTTGCAATGCAAAGGCTTACTTAAAAAAGCATGACCCGGGAAGCCTCGGCTACGCATCTTTCTAAAATAAGGTTACACATTTGAACTTTTTATTTCGTTTTATTCTTTGCTTAATAAGTGTGTTACCAAATAAGCTACTATGATGCTACAAACTATGAAAACAATGGGGAACGGGTTAGACAACAGGTTTACAACTTCTGTAGAAATAACATCAAGTGAATTACAAACACTCCGAAATTTAGTAACCGCTGCTAAACTGAAGAGCCGTCATAGTGCCCTCGACCTGGAACTGATAAGCGAACTGGAGTCTCTGACCAATAAGCTTTACAAGATCGGCCTGAACAGAATCGATATCAAATGGGTGTAACAGCTACACTACCTGCCCTCTCCTATGAGGGCTTTTTTTATGTGTTTACCACAGCCCGCAAAATAAAACTCCTGCCTTGTACGCCGCTTGTTTTTTTTTAACAAATTTAGCTACCTTTATTTGATAAAAGCTATACATCTGCTTCTACATGATTCTTTATAGTAACGGTATTGTTCAGTTGGACTATGATCCAGCCACCGACATTCTATTTATGCAATGGCCCGACTTTCATCAATTCGTACTGCCTGAGGTGAAACAGTCGTTGGATATTATTCTGGAAACTATTCGAAATTATGATGTAAAGAAACTGCTTATAGATTCAAGCGGTACGGTTGTGGACCTGAGCGACTCCGATTACAAACCTATTATGGTAAAATTTGTGCAGAACCTGATGCAAACCAGGCTGGTGAAGATGGCCCGTATCTTATCTGCTGATATAACACGAGAAGAAAGAGTAAACCAGGTGGAGCAGGAGACAAAACCTCGGTTTGTTTTCCGGAACTTTCAAACCAAAGAAGCAGCCCTGGAGTGGCTTACTGCCTGAACCAGGTAAAATTTTCCGGTTTCAGAGACAGCAACTTACATTCCGGCCTGATGTTAATGCAATAATGCTTGCCGCAAACACTTGTATAGCTGCAGTCCTTTTAGTATGTTCGCCAAAAATATCCGGGGTGTAGCGTAGCCTGGTATCGCGCCAGCATGGGGTGCTGGAGGTCGTGGGTTCGAATCCCGCCACTCCGACTTTATTAGCCTTCTACTTAGCTGTAGAAGGCTTTTTTATGGCACCTGGTTTTCTTACAATCACTCCACCCCATTTTACCTTTCACAAACATTTCATTTTCAATAAGTCCGGTTACAAACTTTAACTTTAAATGAAGCATAAATTTAATAACAACAGATACATATATTAAATTCTAAATATTATATTTACCAACAAATACTTTAATATATAATAGAAACTACACCAGTAGTTGCACCATTAATACCTTGGCTTTGCTTTGGATTTTAATACACAATTTTAAAACAACTGTGGAGTCCAGAAACCATATAAAAAACGGGGCAGAGCCGAAAAGCCTTAGGAGTAGGAAGACGAAACTTTAACATTTTATGAATTGGTTTTTACAAGTATTAAAAAAGTATGCTGTATTTAGCGGCAGAGCAAGAAGAAAAGAATATTGGATGTTTTCGC contains these protein-coding regions:
- a CDS encoding tyrosine-type recombinase/integrase codes for the protein MSFTTKAYLQKADKQGIGRVYLRYTYKRRPDGLNLSLKVHKSKFDSAKGFVKTSHPEASEINAAIRQAQQLVEDIASKLPDPDFKQVKKLYVQRLVEIKEQERIAEDKIRKERKVLKIDHLINHIDSEEIPEQIKALQKKIAELTERQQELKQLGYRNETYEEAEFKLLLDEYQETFKVKSKSAQAHIKVWASTLLEFSKDTNTCLVFSVFDRNFYLAYAKYLMHGERDFYNNTFGNHIKDLRAFLTWVEDEKGVSVNRGYKKYERTKDDIEVIYLTAEELELLWDYRSEVKEEYKKYIDLCVFGNLTGLRISDILRSYWKVENGVLMGKTKKTKGHYQVPLILDPRIEEILKRYNYNLKLVSSVKYNEYIKVILKALFMKHEINQQPIAVMRYKLKEEFVFHHYKYELMSSHSNRRGFCTRLWQEGHTERDILLMLGSKSNQVLRKYIHNDTENLVRKVTEKVAEKKAAVQAALARVESEVA
- a CDS encoding PAS domain-containing sensor histidine kinase, translated to MDINNNFEIFEKLINQAEKVLFSFDTAANSVSYLNHAFELIWKQSRERFVSNPANILETVHPDDRDYLVKKYREVLKGKSRENLEFRIVHPDNALRWLQLTPQRVTDKHGREYVVGLIDDVTIMRENISTMQKFGAKKNSILEILSHDLAGPLANIKVLSEVLSESTREYNNPEVNEIISIIRESSDRNIHLIRNFVQQEFLESVDAGLVKKRIDLVAKVQEVMEQYKDGQNLIHKEIRFSSSSDKIYVNIDQTKFMQVINNLMSNAIKFTEDNGIIAVDLSEKESTVLIKVQDNGIGIPRKYHDELFEKFTRARREGLKGEPSTGLGMSIIKTIVEWHDGSIWFESEEKAGTTFYIELPKDA
- a CDS encoding recombinase family protein — its product is MIIGYARVSTLLQNTDLQIDALTQAGCQKIFTDKISGAVAARPELSKLKDMLRPGDTLTVWRLDRLGRSLKDLIEWMIFLEEHNIALKSLQEAIDTSTATGRLVFHIFASMAEFEKNLIKERTMAGLSAARARGRKGGRPPKVSPEKKELAIRLYNEKQHTVDKICTMIGITKPTLYSYIKQKERA
- a CDS encoding helix-turn-helix domain-containing protein, which codes for MESELLSRFGKRIRQLRVAEGWTQEDLAEHTQFHRTYIGMVERGERNISIKSAEVFARAFNIPLSKLFEL
- a CDS encoding TVP38/TMEM64 family protein translates to MKKLLSIFVFCCFVILISFALFGQVEQQIEQILSTKESLAAYALVSFAFLTSDIFLPVPSSFILILNGKILGVVSGTLLSTVSGVLSSAIGFYVGRRANQYLNRYFGEKEQHASNWLFQKFGNVAIAISKALPILSEAISVVAGTTSMSLKVFLVYSLIGHFFVSLAYAYVGSFSSSLNSGVLSAIVILASLAFGWVLQYFIQRKEAGGALKR